The following coding sequences are from one Arthrobacter sp. PvP023 window:
- a CDS encoding extracellular solute-binding protein, translating into MAAALALTLSGCGGGAQSDAGGPVTLRFTWWGSDVRHKMTQKLIDAFEAKNPNIKIEGEYGEWSGYWDKLATQVASQKAPDIIQMDLQYLGEYAKRGALLDLKDVDLSKFDKAAADAGKTPEGQFAVTAGMNALVVLANPALVSASGVALPDDESWTWQDYEKTAADITANSKAGIYGSGSITGDASFNLWLRQHGKSLFTSDGKLGFDEADATKYFEFQAGLRDAKSVPPASVMTEEATAALDQTGLATNKFAMGWLWSNQLGALTKASGQPLEIKRPPSTDGNAKSAQQYYKASQLWSASSRTKHPKEAQQFIDFLANSVEAGEIALADRGIPGNTEVRDAITPKLSAADAATAAFINDIADEVGDAPVVPPAGSSPASEILTRFTTEVHFGRVSPEEAAKKSIEELRSALG; encoded by the coding sequence GTGGCAGCAGCCCTCGCGCTGACCCTCTCAGGCTGCGGGGGCGGTGCGCAGTCCGATGCCGGCGGCCCGGTGACGCTGCGGTTTACCTGGTGGGGCTCGGACGTGCGGCACAAGATGACCCAGAAGCTCATTGACGCGTTCGAGGCCAAGAACCCGAACATCAAGATCGAGGGTGAATACGGGGAGTGGTCCGGCTACTGGGACAAGCTCGCCACCCAGGTGGCCTCCCAGAAGGCCCCGGACATCATCCAAATGGACCTGCAATATCTCGGTGAGTACGCCAAGCGCGGGGCGCTCCTGGATCTGAAGGACGTGGACCTGTCCAAATTCGACAAGGCTGCGGCCGACGCCGGCAAGACACCGGAAGGGCAGTTCGCCGTGACGGCCGGCATGAATGCGCTGGTGGTACTGGCCAACCCCGCGCTGGTCTCCGCCAGCGGCGTGGCCCTGCCGGATGACGAGTCCTGGACCTGGCAGGACTACGAGAAGACGGCTGCGGACATCACGGCCAACAGCAAGGCCGGCATCTACGGTTCCGGATCAATCACGGGTGACGCATCGTTCAATCTTTGGTTGCGCCAGCACGGGAAGTCCCTCTTCACCTCGGACGGGAAGCTGGGATTCGATGAGGCTGACGCCACGAAATACTTCGAGTTCCAAGCCGGCCTCCGCGACGCGAAGTCGGTGCCGCCGGCTTCGGTCATGACCGAAGAGGCCACCGCCGCGCTGGACCAGACAGGCCTGGCCACGAACAAGTTCGCCATGGGCTGGCTGTGGTCCAACCAGCTCGGCGCCCTCACCAAGGCTTCCGGCCAGCCGCTGGAAATCAAGCGGCCGCCGAGCACGGACGGTAACGCCAAATCGGCGCAGCAGTACTACAAAGCGTCCCAGCTCTGGTCCGCAAGCTCGCGCACCAAGCACCCGAAGGAAGCTCAACAGTTCATCGACTTCCTGGCCAACAGCGTCGAGGCCGGTGAAATCGCGCTGGCTGACCGCGGCATCCCCGGCAATACCGAGGTGCGCGACGCCATCACGCCCAAGCTGAGCGCGGCGGACGCCGCCACGGCCGCCTTCATCAACGACATTGCGGATGAAGTGGGCGATGCTCCCGTTGTCCCGCCGGCAGGGTCCAGCCCGGCCTCGGAGATCCTGACCCGCTTCACCACCGAGGTCCACTTTGGCAGGGTGAGCCCGGAGGAAGCCGCGAAGAAGTCGATCGAGGAACTTAGGAGCGCACTGGGCTAG
- a CDS encoding DUF6807 family protein, with the protein MGTLSAPVPEKGRIPATEVTITSAAARVALVGVHGFGTHHLRNLERLQKDGAVALVAVADPNPPADGALPPETAVFGNLDDLLAATPGLDLVIVATPIQTHAPLALTALPHADLYLEKPPVASLADFNRLQDAAAAAGRSVQVGFQSLGSHALKAIEDLLEAGEIGTLLGISATGRWVRDRAYYARSRWAGKRSLDGVDVVDGVATNPLAHAIATALRIAGARTVDDLASVETDLYRANDIESDDTSVIRVRTASGLPVTCALTLCAKESVEPYVTLQGSEGTAVFHYTEDRLSVSTAAGERHEVFGRDDLTENLLDHLRHRRQDQHGRAPLISSLADSGAFMRVLEAIRTAEAPALIAGEHLEWVGDGDSAHAVVSGIEDALERATAAHATFSELGLPWALPAAGGADMLSLSVQDTGHDGGPATGVHSGATALATLRNGSGVAARLSPRPYLHPVRSLGGVTVTDHLPADHPWHLGAGVALQDVNGTNFWGGKTYTRAAGRYEERPDHGRIVQLSARAEPGSPGGDSLHQELSWQAPDGSELLRELRTTRAGRVDARTWRLDLATELTAVVDASLGGPGSNGAAGSGYGGFFWRLPACSAASVFTADRQGEAAVHGSASPWLAWTGIFPGGAASLVFAAPAEAPDPWFVRLSGYPGVGSALAWDRPVILAAGESVRRSFTVWIAAGTLSPAEAAELADHR; encoded by the coding sequence ATGGGCACACTGTCCGCGCCCGTCCCGGAAAAAGGCAGAATTCCGGCAACAGAAGTCACGATCACCTCCGCCGCGGCGAGGGTGGCGCTGGTAGGGGTCCACGGCTTCGGAACCCACCACCTCCGCAACCTCGAAAGGCTTCAGAAGGACGGGGCGGTCGCGCTCGTGGCTGTTGCCGACCCGAATCCCCCGGCCGACGGCGCGCTCCCTCCCGAAACCGCAGTCTTCGGCAATCTCGACGACCTCCTGGCCGCAACGCCTGGGCTCGACCTTGTCATTGTGGCCACTCCCATTCAGACGCACGCACCCTTGGCACTCACGGCCCTCCCCCATGCCGACCTCTACCTCGAAAAGCCCCCGGTCGCTTCCCTGGCCGACTTCAACCGGCTGCAGGACGCCGCCGCGGCTGCCGGACGGAGTGTCCAGGTCGGCTTCCAGAGCCTCGGTTCGCATGCCCTGAAGGCCATCGAGGACCTGCTCGAGGCCGGCGAAATCGGCACCCTCCTGGGAATCTCCGCCACCGGCCGCTGGGTCCGGGACCGCGCGTACTACGCGCGGTCGCGCTGGGCGGGGAAACGAAGCCTGGACGGCGTCGACGTCGTGGACGGTGTGGCCACCAACCCGCTGGCGCACGCCATCGCCACCGCCTTGAGGATCGCCGGCGCACGGACCGTGGACGACCTCGCCTCCGTGGAAACGGACCTCTACCGCGCCAACGACATCGAATCAGACGACACCTCCGTCATCCGTGTCCGCACCGCCTCCGGCCTTCCCGTGACCTGTGCGCTGACCCTGTGCGCCAAGGAGTCCGTGGAACCGTACGTCACCCTGCAGGGCAGCGAAGGAACCGCGGTGTTCCACTACACCGAAGACCGCCTCAGCGTCAGCACTGCCGCCGGCGAACGCCACGAGGTGTTTGGCCGGGACGACCTCACAGAGAACCTGCTGGACCATCTGCGGCACCGCCGCCAGGACCAGCACGGACGCGCGCCGCTGATCAGCTCCCTTGCGGACAGCGGCGCGTTCATGCGGGTACTGGAAGCCATCCGCACCGCCGAAGCCCCGGCTCTCATTGCCGGGGAGCACCTGGAGTGGGTGGGCGACGGCGACTCGGCCCACGCCGTCGTCTCCGGCATCGAAGATGCACTGGAGCGGGCGACGGCGGCGCACGCCACCTTCAGCGAGCTGGGCCTGCCCTGGGCCCTGCCGGCGGCCGGCGGCGCAGACATGTTGTCACTTTCCGTGCAGGACACCGGGCACGACGGCGGCCCAGCAACCGGCGTGCACAGCGGCGCCACCGCGCTGGCCACCCTGCGGAACGGCTCCGGCGTCGCAGCCCGGCTCTCACCCCGTCCCTACCTGCATCCGGTGCGTTCGCTCGGCGGCGTCACCGTCACCGACCACCTTCCGGCGGACCACCCGTGGCACCTCGGCGCCGGCGTCGCCCTGCAGGATGTGAACGGCACGAACTTCTGGGGCGGCAAAACCTACACCCGCGCTGCCGGAAGATATGAGGAACGCCCGGATCACGGCCGGATCGTGCAGCTGTCCGCAAGGGCAGAGCCCGGATCGCCGGGCGGCGACTCCCTCCATCAGGAACTCAGCTGGCAGGCGCCGGACGGCAGCGAACTGCTCCGCGAGCTCCGCACCACCCGCGCCGGCCGGGTGGACGCCCGCACCTGGCGGCTGGACCTGGCAACGGAACTTACCGCCGTCGTCGACGCTTCGCTGGGCGGCCCCGGCTCCAACGGTGCTGCCGGAAGCGGCTACGGCGGGTTCTTCTGGCGGCTGCCCGCGTGCTCCGCCGCGAGTGTCTTTACCGCCGACCGGCAGGGCGAGGCAGCTGTCCACGGCTCCGCCTCGCCCTGGCTGGCGTGGACGGGAATCTTCCCCGGGGGCGCGGCCAGCCTGGTGTTCGCCGCCCCTGCCGAGGCGCCGGACCCCTGGTTCGTCCGCCTGTCCGGCTACCCCGGCGTGGGCTCCGCCCTGGCGTGGGACCGGCCCGTGATCCTCGCCGCGGGAGAATCCGTCCGGCGCTCCTTCACGGTGTGGATCGCAGCAGGCACGCTGTCCCCGGCGGAAGCTGCGGAATTGGCCGATCACCGCTAA
- a CDS encoding YesL family protein has translation MLAGSFSAKAYSFFDTLLWIACLNLLWMVFSLAGLGVLGVGPATAAAQILVRRRVRGEAAPLLRSFTKEYGRNFGRGNGLALPVLLAGAALALNWNYFSRSGDLLSQLMAAGAFVAAIFLVAVACHLFPMFARYELPLPQYLLMSSRFALRHLAGTAILLFVTAAALFASQALPGLIPFFSVGAWLYVTGWLCDRFFAANDESVTGDAADASDAARPAAMVGAPAA, from the coding sequence GTGCTGGCTGGAAGTTTTAGCGCCAAGGCATATTCGTTCTTCGACACCCTGCTGTGGATTGCATGCCTGAATCTGCTGTGGATGGTGTTCTCGCTCGCCGGCCTGGGCGTACTGGGCGTAGGCCCCGCCACGGCTGCGGCGCAGATTCTGGTGCGCCGCAGGGTCCGGGGCGAGGCCGCCCCGCTGCTTCGCTCCTTCACTAAGGAATACGGCCGCAACTTCGGACGCGGCAACGGCCTGGCGCTGCCGGTCCTGCTGGCCGGAGCGGCCCTGGCCCTGAACTGGAATTACTTCTCCCGCTCCGGCGACCTCCTGTCCCAGCTGATGGCTGCCGGCGCCTTCGTTGCCGCGATCTTCCTGGTGGCGGTGGCCTGCCACCTCTTCCCGATGTTTGCCCGCTATGAACTTCCCCTCCCGCAGTACCTCCTGATGTCCTCGCGGTTTGCGCTCAGGCACCTCGCGGGCACCGCAATCCTGCTCTTCGTGACCGCCGCCGCGCTGTTCGCCAGCCAGGCTCTCCCCGGACTGATCCCGTTCTTCAGTGTTGGAGCATGGCTCTACGTGACCGGCTGGCTATGCGACCGGTTCTTCGCTGCGAACGACGAATCCGTGACCGGTGATGCCGCGGACGCCTCGGACGCCGCGCGCCCGGCGGCAATGGTTGGAGCCCCCGCTGCGTGA